Proteins from a genomic interval of Clostridium sp. M62/1:
- a CDS encoding type II toxin-antitoxin system HicB family antitoxin, with protein MKFAYPAIFILDENGRYKVVFPDLEGCVAEGDNFEEALERAKEAEEAWIRVELEDSWELPGISHEADLELPEGGFINTVAVRIKLVDDYD; from the coding sequence CGGCAATTTTTATTCTGGATGAGAATGGAAGATATAAAGTTGTATTCCCTGATTTGGAGGGATGCGTGGCTGAGGGAGATAACTTTGAAGAGGCCCTTGAGAGAGCCAAGGAGGCTGAGGAGGCATGGATTCGTGTGGAGCTGGAGGACAGCTGGGAGCTTCCTGGAATCAGCCATGAAGCAGATTTGGAACTTCCGGAGGGCGGTTTTATCAACACAGTGGCTGTCCGCATTAAGCTGGTAGATGACTATGATTGA